The Pseudomonadota bacterium genome has a window encoding:
- a CDS encoding low molecular weight protein-tyrosine-phosphatase: MMTAMVAKKSDSSSILFVCLGNICRSPLAEAAMRSHAENEGVNMIIDSAGTGRWHVGRPPDPGSVAIAAAAGIDITAQRARQVMPSDFARFDRIVALDRDNLAELQRIQPAGAKASLSLLLDYHPHESRRDVPDPYGGNAGAFAEVWQLVDEATAALLARLGA, translated from the coding sequence ATGATGACAGCAATGGTCGCCAAAAAATCCGATTCATCATCGATCCTGTTCGTTTGCCTCGGCAATATCTGCCGCTCCCCGCTCGCTGAAGCTGCAATGCGTAGCCATGCGGAGAATGAAGGGGTGAATATGATCATCGATTCGGCCGGTACCGGGCGCTGGCATGTCGGACGTCCGCCCGATCCGGGATCTGTGGCCATAGCCGCTGCTGCAGGGATCGATATTACCGCCCAGCGAGCACGGCAGGTCATGCCATCCGACTTTGCCCGATTCGACCGGATTGTTGCACTGGATCGCGACAACCTTGCCGAGCTGCAGCGGATACAACCTGCCGGGGCAAAGGCCAGCCTGTCGCTGTTGCTTGACTATCATCCGCACGAATCGCGGCGTGATGTGCCTGACCCCTATGGCGGAAATGCGGGCGCCTTTGCCGAAGTGTGGCAGCTGGTCGACGAGGCGACTGCGGCGCTGCTGGCCAGGTTGGGCGCTTAA
- a CDS encoding MFS transporter — translation MADMDATRESGSEAKVSASSYSWYVLGILFLVYVLNFIDRQIISILANDIKADLGLTDADLGFLYGTAFAVFYALFGIPFGKLADSWNRTWLMTLGLSLWSAMTAFSGLAQNGVMLAAARLGVGIGEATASPSAYSLISDWFPKQMRATALAIYSAGLYLGGGISLAIGGVIVEQWNAAYPGGGALGLVGWQVAFMAVGIPGLLLAVWVYSLREPVRGAIDGIPAKPVDKPFAGFLRELFAIIPPFTLLSAARVGGRTLTVNLFAAAAIALIAFGLIRATGSVLQWIAVGIGYYAIVSWADTLRTRDAPTFKLIWGTPAFLYTILGYGCVAFISYSISFWAAPYAERVLGESKSVIGLIIGGGGALGGFLGVIIGGRISDWLRERNPSGRVLVIAFGLLAPVIPILIAFTTTNVPLFYALNFVNSLLGSSALGAAAATTQDLVLPRMRGVATATFFLATTLFALALGPYMAGYVSTVAASLSTGILSVLIVAPLGTVMLILAYRAIPIAEEQLVERAKSAGEVI, via the coding sequence ATGGCTGACATGGACGCGACCCGGGAATCCGGGAGTGAAGCGAAGGTCAGTGCCTCATCCTATAGCTGGTATGTGCTCGGCATCCTGTTTCTCGTCTATGTGCTGAATTTCATTGACCGCCAGATCATCTCGATCTTGGCCAACGACATCAAGGCGGATCTCGGCCTGACCGATGCCGATCTCGGGTTTCTCTATGGCACTGCCTTTGCCGTTTTCTACGCCCTGTTTGGCATTCCGTTCGGCAAACTGGCCGATAGCTGGAACCGCACATGGCTGATGACGCTGGGCCTGTCGCTATGGTCGGCGATGACCGCTTTCTCCGGACTGGCGCAAAATGGCGTGATGCTGGCCGCGGCCCGGCTTGGTGTCGGCATAGGCGAGGCTACAGCCAGCCCTTCCGCCTACTCACTGATATCCGACTGGTTCCCGAAACAGATGCGCGCCACGGCCCTGGCGATCTACTCTGCCGGGCTGTATCTCGGCGGCGGCATATCGCTGGCCATTGGCGGGGTCATTGTCGAGCAGTGGAACGCCGCCTATCCCGGCGGTGGGGCGCTGGGCCTGGTCGGCTGGCAAGTGGCATTCATGGCGGTCGGAATACCGGGGCTGCTGCTTGCTGTCTGGGTGTATTCGCTGCGTGAACCAGTACGCGGCGCCATTGATGGGATTCCGGCAAAACCGGTCGATAAGCCTTTTGCCGGATTTCTGCGCGAACTGTTCGCGATCATCCCTCCCTTCACGCTGCTATCGGCAGCCCGGGTGGGCGGTCGCACACTGACAGTCAATCTGTTTGCGGCCGCAGCAATTGCGCTGATCGCCTTTGGACTGATCCGTGCCACCGGCTCGGTGTTGCAATGGATCGCTGTCGGTATTGGCTATTATGCTATCGTCTCCTGGGCTGATACGCTGCGCACGCGCGATGCCCCTACCTTCAAACTGATCTGGGGCACGCCAGCCTTTCTCTACACCATATTGGGCTATGGCTGTGTCGCCTTCATCTCCTATTCGATTTCCTTCTGGGCCGCGCCCTATGCCGAGCGGGTGCTCGGCGAATCGAAGAGTGTCATCGGATTGATCATCGGCGGCGGCGGCGCGCTGGGCGGATTTCTCGGGGTGATTATCGGAGGGCGGATCTCGGACTGGCTGCGTGAGCGTAATCCATCCGGACGCGTTCTGGTGATTGCCTTTGGTCTTTTGGCGCCGGTTATCCCGATCCTCATTGCCTTCACAACCACCAATGTGCCGCTATTCTACGCCCTGAATTTCGTCAATTCGCTGTTGGGCAGTTCCGCGCTGGGTGCCGCTGCCGCCACAACCCAGGATCTTGTGCTGCCGCGAATGCGCGGCGTGGCGACAGCGACTTTCTTTCTGGCAACCACGCTATTCGCGCTGGCGCTTGGTCCCTATATGGCCGGCTATGTTTCGACAGTGGCGGCCAGCCTTTCGACTGGCATATTATCGGTGCTGATCGTGGCACCATTGGGCACGGTTATGCTGATCCTGGCCTATCGCGCCATACCCATCGCCGAAGAGCAGCTGGTGGAACGCGCCAAATCGGCTGGTGAAGTTATCTGA
- a CDS encoding UDP-glucose/GDP-mannose dehydrogenase family protein, producing the protein MKIAMIGSGYVGLVSGACFSDFGHSVVCVDKDEAKIAGLREGRMPIYEPGLDALVERNMTEGRLSFSTDLGVSVGDADAIFIAVGTPSRRGDGHADLSYVHAAAREIGENLKKPTVIVNKSTVPVGTGDEVERILSETNSTVQSWVVSNPEFLREGAAINDFKRPDRIVIGCEDEEAKGIMREVYRPLFLNEAPILFTGRRTAELIKYAANAFLATKITFINEIADLCEKVGADVQDVSRGIGLDNRIGAKFLHAGPGYGGSCFPKDTLALLKTSEDHDSPMRIVESVVKVNDNRKRAMGRKVIDALGGKARGRKVALLGLTFKPNTDDMRDAPSLAIVQALLDAGAEITAFDPEGMEIAAALMPEVTMAASSYEAATDADAVVIVTEWDAFRALDLAHIARIAAQPLLIDLRNIYNPDEARGAGLEYHSVGR; encoded by the coding sequence TTTGCGTGAAGGCCGGATGCCAATTTACGAGCCCGGCCTGGATGCCCTTGTCGAACGCAACATGACGGAAGGCCGGTTGAGCTTCTCCACTGACCTCGGGGTCTCGGTTGGCGATGCCGATGCAATCTTTATCGCCGTGGGGACACCCTCACGCCGTGGTGATGGTCATGCAGATCTCAGCTATGTCCACGCCGCTGCCAGGGAGATTGGCGAGAATCTGAAAAAGCCGACGGTGATCGTCAACAAGTCGACGGTTCCGGTGGGCACTGGCGATGAAGTCGAGCGTATTCTTTCGGAAACCAATTCCACGGTACAAAGCTGGGTCGTTTCCAATCCGGAATTCCTGCGCGAGGGCGCTGCAATCAACGATTTCAAGCGCCCGGATCGTATCGTTATCGGCTGCGAGGACGAAGAGGCCAAGGGGATCATGCGTGAAGTGTATCGCCCCCTGTTCCTTAATGAGGCCCCGATTCTGTTCACCGGTCGTCGCACCGCCGAACTGATCAAATATGCTGCCAATGCGTTTCTCGCGACCAAGATCACCTTCATCAACGAGATCGCTGATCTGTGCGAAAAAGTTGGTGCCGATGTACAGGATGTGTCTCGCGGGATCGGGCTGGATAACCGCATCGGCGCGAAGTTTCTCCATGCTGGCCCCGGCTATGGCGGTTCATGTTTCCCCAAGGATACGCTGGCGCTGCTCAAAACCAGCGAGGACCATGACAGCCCGATGCGCATCGTCGAGTCGGTGGTCAAGGTCAATGACAATCGCAAGCGCGCCATGGGGCGCAAAGTGATCGATGCTCTTGGCGGCAAGGCGCGCGGGCGCAAGGTTGCGCTTCTGGGCCTGACCTTCAAACCGAATACCGATGATATGCGCGATGCGCCTTCGCTGGCAATTGTTCAGGCGCTTCTCGATGCCGGTGCCGAGATTACCGCTTTCGATCCCGAGGGCATGGAAATCGCAGCCGCTCTGATGCCCGAGGTGACCATGGCCGCATCGAGCTATGAAGCGGCAACCGACGCCGATGCTGTGGTTATCGTCACCGAATGGGATGCCTTTCGCGCGCTCGATCTTGCACATATCGCCCGAATTGCTGCGCAGCCTTTACTTATCGATCTGCGTAATATCTACAATCCGGATGAAGCGCGCGGTGCCGGCCTCGAATATCACAGCGTTGGCCGCTGA